From a single Populus trichocarpa isolate Nisqually-1 chromosome 17, P.trichocarpa_v4.1, whole genome shotgun sequence genomic region:
- the LOC18106455 gene encoding DUF21 domain-containing protein At5g52790 isoform X2, with protein MAANDVPCCEPMFWTYLIICMALVSFAGLMSGLTLGLMSLTVVDLEVLIKAGQPQERKNAEKILPIVKNQHLLLCTLLIGNALAMEALPIFLDALLPAWGAILISVTLILTFGEIIPQAVCSRYGLSIGAKLSIVVRFIVIVLFPLAYPISKLLDWILGEKHSALLRRAELKTLVDMHGNEAGKGGELTHDETTIITGALDLTQKTAKDAMTPISETFSLDINCKLDEKTMGLIIRKGHSRVPIYTGNPTNIIGLILVKNLIRCRPEDETPIRDLTIRRIPRVPDLLPLYDIMNQFQKGHSHMAVVVKSKNDANETAQKANYKPTMLGKRGSYQLGQKDQFIIPVNSPSVYSSGTDIESPKQIDFRNLRDNLHPKLQNQEHQHGNLSHEELEFLSASDEEVIGVITLEDVMEELIQEEILDETDEYVDVHNKITINMIPPRRSPGAGTASPVSPYHQSPVSPILLSPIPPYAYSPFIRPTLYASPPAKSVPNSPAHLTGSPNYSPSSNKVSRKSYEKLRRPDGM; from the exons ATGGCAGCAAATGATGTGCCATGTTGTGAGCCCATGTTTTGGACATATCTAATCATATGCATGGCTCTAGTGTCTTTTGCTGGCCTAATGTCTGGTCTTACATTAGGACTTATGTCTCTTACTGTTGTTGATCTTGAGGTTCTGATCAAGGCTGGTCAGCCCCAAGAACGAAAGAATGCAG AGAAGATTCTGCCTATTGTGAAAAATCAGCATTTACTGCTATGTACTCTCCTCATAGGAAATGCTTTGGCTATGGAG GCCCTGCCTATCTTCCTTGACGCGCTTCTTCCTGCTTGGGGTGCTATACTAATATCAGTAACCCTCATACTTACCTTTGGTGAG ATTATCCCTCAAGCAGTTTGTTCTAGGTATGGCCTGAGCATTGGTGCGAAACTGTCTATCGTCGTTAGGTTTATTGTTATAGTCCTCTTTCCTCTAGCTTATCCTATCAGTAAG CTCCTGGATTGGATCCTTGGAGAAAAGCATTCTGCCCTTCTGCGACGCGCAGAGTTGAAGACTTTGGTGGACATGCATGGAAATGAG GCAGGGAAAGGTGGAGAGCTGACGCATGATGAAACAACTATCATTACTGGAGCCTTGGATCTCACTCAGAAAACTGCAAAAGATGCTATGACACCCATATCAGAAACGTTTTCATTGGATATTAATTGTAAACTTGACGA GAAAACAATGGGGTTGATAATAAGGAAAGGCCATAGCCGTGTACCGATTTACACAGGGAATCCAACAAATATTATCGGTCTGATCTTG GTGAAAAATTTAATCAGGTGCCGACCTGAAGATGAAACACCGATAAGAGATCTAACTATCAGGAGGATTCCAAG GGTTCCTGATCTTTTGCCTCTTTATGATATAATGAATCAATTTCAGAAAGGTCATAGCCATATGGCTGTTGTTGTTAAGAGTAAGAATGATGCTAACGAGACTGCACAAAAAGCAAACTACAAGCCTACCATGTTGGGGAAAAGAG GAAGCTACCAACTTGGTCAGAAAGATCAATTCATCATTCCTGTGAACTCACCATCTGTGTATTCCAGTGGCACTGACATTGAGAGTCCGAAACAGATCGATTTCAGGAATCTAAGAGACAATTTGCACCCAAAATTGCAGAATCAAGAACACCAACATGGAAATCTTTCACATGAAGAATTGGAATTTCTTTCAGCTTCAGATGAGGAAGTCATTGGTGTTATAACCTTGGAAGATGTTATGGAGGAACTGATTCAG GAAGAAATATTGGATGAAACTGATGAGTATGTAGATGTTCATAACAA GATTACAATCAATATGATTCCTCCGCGAAGATCACCTGGAGCAGGAACGGCGTCACCGGTTTCTCCCTATCATCAAAGTCCAGTATCTCCTATACTGCTTTCACCAATACCACCATATGCTTACTCACCATTTATTAGGCCAACACTTTATGCTTCCCCGCCAGCAAAATCTGTTCCAAATTCTCCAGCTCATCTTACAGGCTCTCCTAACTATTCACCATCCTCCAATAAG GTTTCAAGAAAATCATACGAGAAGCTGAGAAGGCCTGATGGCATGTAG
- the LOC18106455 gene encoding DUF21 domain-containing protein At5g52790 isoform X1 produces MAANDVPCCEPMFWTYLIICMALVSFAGLMSGLTLGLMSLTVVDLEVLIKAGQPQERKNAEKILPIVKNQHLLLCTLLIGNALAMEALPIFLDALLPAWGAILISVTLILTFGEIIPQAVCSRYGLSIGAKLSIVVRFIVIVLFPLAYPISKLLDWILGEKHSALLRRAELKTLVDMHGNEAGKGGELTHDETTIITGALDLTQKTAKDAMTPISETFSLDINCKLDEKTMGLIIRKGHSRVPIYTGNPTNIIGLILVKNLIRCRPEDETPIRDLTIRRIPRVPDLLPLYDIMNQFQKGHSHMAVVVKSKNDANETAQKANYKPTMLGKRVSGSYQLGQKDQFIIPVNSPSVYSSGTDIESPKQIDFRNLRDNLHPKLQNQEHQHGNLSHEELEFLSASDEEVIGVITLEDVMEELIQEEILDETDEYVDVHNKITINMIPPRRSPGAGTASPVSPYHQSPVSPILLSPIPPYAYSPFIRPTLYASPPAKSVPNSPAHLTGSPNYSPSSNKVSRKSYEKLRRPDGM; encoded by the exons ATGGCAGCAAATGATGTGCCATGTTGTGAGCCCATGTTTTGGACATATCTAATCATATGCATGGCTCTAGTGTCTTTTGCTGGCCTAATGTCTGGTCTTACATTAGGACTTATGTCTCTTACTGTTGTTGATCTTGAGGTTCTGATCAAGGCTGGTCAGCCCCAAGAACGAAAGAATGCAG AGAAGATTCTGCCTATTGTGAAAAATCAGCATTTACTGCTATGTACTCTCCTCATAGGAAATGCTTTGGCTATGGAG GCCCTGCCTATCTTCCTTGACGCGCTTCTTCCTGCTTGGGGTGCTATACTAATATCAGTAACCCTCATACTTACCTTTGGTGAG ATTATCCCTCAAGCAGTTTGTTCTAGGTATGGCCTGAGCATTGGTGCGAAACTGTCTATCGTCGTTAGGTTTATTGTTATAGTCCTCTTTCCTCTAGCTTATCCTATCAGTAAG CTCCTGGATTGGATCCTTGGAGAAAAGCATTCTGCCCTTCTGCGACGCGCAGAGTTGAAGACTTTGGTGGACATGCATGGAAATGAG GCAGGGAAAGGTGGAGAGCTGACGCATGATGAAACAACTATCATTACTGGAGCCTTGGATCTCACTCAGAAAACTGCAAAAGATGCTATGACACCCATATCAGAAACGTTTTCATTGGATATTAATTGTAAACTTGACGA GAAAACAATGGGGTTGATAATAAGGAAAGGCCATAGCCGTGTACCGATTTACACAGGGAATCCAACAAATATTATCGGTCTGATCTTG GTGAAAAATTTAATCAGGTGCCGACCTGAAGATGAAACACCGATAAGAGATCTAACTATCAGGAGGATTCCAAG GGTTCCTGATCTTTTGCCTCTTTATGATATAATGAATCAATTTCAGAAAGGTCATAGCCATATGGCTGTTGTTGTTAAGAGTAAGAATGATGCTAACGAGACTGCACAAAAAGCAAACTACAAGCCTACCATGTTGGGGAAAAGAG TTTCAGGAAGCTACCAACTTGGTCAGAAAGATCAATTCATCATTCCTGTGAACTCACCATCTGTGTATTCCAGTGGCACTGACATTGAGAGTCCGAAACAGATCGATTTCAGGAATCTAAGAGACAATTTGCACCCAAAATTGCAGAATCAAGAACACCAACATGGAAATCTTTCACATGAAGAATTGGAATTTCTTTCAGCTTCAGATGAGGAAGTCATTGGTGTTATAACCTTGGAAGATGTTATGGAGGAACTGATTCAG GAAGAAATATTGGATGAAACTGATGAGTATGTAGATGTTCATAACAA GATTACAATCAATATGATTCCTCCGCGAAGATCACCTGGAGCAGGAACGGCGTCACCGGTTTCTCCCTATCATCAAAGTCCAGTATCTCCTATACTGCTTTCACCAATACCACCATATGCTTACTCACCATTTATTAGGCCAACACTTTATGCTTCCCCGCCAGCAAAATCTGTTCCAAATTCTCCAGCTCATCTTACAGGCTCTCCTAACTATTCACCATCCTCCAATAAG GTTTCAAGAAAATCATACGAGAAGCTGAGAAGGCCTGATGGCATGTAG
- the LOC18106455 gene encoding DUF21 domain-containing protein At5g52790 isoform X3 — MAANDVPCCEPMFWTYLIICMALVSFAGLMSGLTLGLMSLTVVDLEVLIKAGQPQERKNAEKILPIVKNQHLLLCTLLIGNALAMEIIPQAVCSRYGLSIGAKLSIVVRFIVIVLFPLAYPISKLLDWILGEKHSALLRRAELKTLVDMHGNEAGKGGELTHDETTIITGALDLTQKTAKDAMTPISETFSLDINCKLDEKTMGLIIRKGHSRVPIYTGNPTNIIGLILVKNLIRCRPEDETPIRDLTIRRIPRVPDLLPLYDIMNQFQKGHSHMAVVVKSKNDANETAQKANYKPTMLGKRVSGSYQLGQKDQFIIPVNSPSVYSSGTDIESPKQIDFRNLRDNLHPKLQNQEHQHGNLSHEELEFLSASDEEVIGVITLEDVMEELIQEEILDETDEYVDVHNKITINMIPPRRSPGAGTASPVSPYHQSPVSPILLSPIPPYAYSPFIRPTLYASPPAKSVPNSPAHLTGSPNYSPSSNKVSRKSYEKLRRPDGM; from the exons ATGGCAGCAAATGATGTGCCATGTTGTGAGCCCATGTTTTGGACATATCTAATCATATGCATGGCTCTAGTGTCTTTTGCTGGCCTAATGTCTGGTCTTACATTAGGACTTATGTCTCTTACTGTTGTTGATCTTGAGGTTCTGATCAAGGCTGGTCAGCCCCAAGAACGAAAGAATGCAG AGAAGATTCTGCCTATTGTGAAAAATCAGCATTTACTGCTATGTACTCTCCTCATAGGAAATGCTTTGGCTATGGAG ATTATCCCTCAAGCAGTTTGTTCTAGGTATGGCCTGAGCATTGGTGCGAAACTGTCTATCGTCGTTAGGTTTATTGTTATAGTCCTCTTTCCTCTAGCTTATCCTATCAGTAAG CTCCTGGATTGGATCCTTGGAGAAAAGCATTCTGCCCTTCTGCGACGCGCAGAGTTGAAGACTTTGGTGGACATGCATGGAAATGAG GCAGGGAAAGGTGGAGAGCTGACGCATGATGAAACAACTATCATTACTGGAGCCTTGGATCTCACTCAGAAAACTGCAAAAGATGCTATGACACCCATATCAGAAACGTTTTCATTGGATATTAATTGTAAACTTGACGA GAAAACAATGGGGTTGATAATAAGGAAAGGCCATAGCCGTGTACCGATTTACACAGGGAATCCAACAAATATTATCGGTCTGATCTTG GTGAAAAATTTAATCAGGTGCCGACCTGAAGATGAAACACCGATAAGAGATCTAACTATCAGGAGGATTCCAAG GGTTCCTGATCTTTTGCCTCTTTATGATATAATGAATCAATTTCAGAAAGGTCATAGCCATATGGCTGTTGTTGTTAAGAGTAAGAATGATGCTAACGAGACTGCACAAAAAGCAAACTACAAGCCTACCATGTTGGGGAAAAGAG TTTCAGGAAGCTACCAACTTGGTCAGAAAGATCAATTCATCATTCCTGTGAACTCACCATCTGTGTATTCCAGTGGCACTGACATTGAGAGTCCGAAACAGATCGATTTCAGGAATCTAAGAGACAATTTGCACCCAAAATTGCAGAATCAAGAACACCAACATGGAAATCTTTCACATGAAGAATTGGAATTTCTTTCAGCTTCAGATGAGGAAGTCATTGGTGTTATAACCTTGGAAGATGTTATGGAGGAACTGATTCAG GAAGAAATATTGGATGAAACTGATGAGTATGTAGATGTTCATAACAA GATTACAATCAATATGATTCCTCCGCGAAGATCACCTGGAGCAGGAACGGCGTCACCGGTTTCTCCCTATCATCAAAGTCCAGTATCTCCTATACTGCTTTCACCAATACCACCATATGCTTACTCACCATTTATTAGGCCAACACTTTATGCTTCCCCGCCAGCAAAATCTGTTCCAAATTCTCCAGCTCATCTTACAGGCTCTCCTAACTATTCACCATCCTCCAATAAG GTTTCAAGAAAATCATACGAGAAGCTGAGAAGGCCTGATGGCATGTAG